The following coding sequences are from one Ornithodoros turicata isolate Travis chromosome 1, ASM3712646v1, whole genome shotgun sequence window:
- the LOC135388831 gene encoding zinc finger protein 664-like, with translation MPNSCLQAPSNGVLPTKSPVKVPVPHVVVAADYATTKGTKESRGGLHIEGEPRDTCDQASLRCTSSNAQFENSTTTTEALFDSSALISTDGRPTEQPSAQSESQEVGKSSTFTCHTCFATFSNPSTLQVHAKRCTGEGLHKAMVLALASSSSAYKCNLYPAESSNSMCQQRHSHTLTIKKPYKCDHCNAEFTRKSNLLHHKRKYTGEKPYKCDLCPAEFSKFTTLRDHKRTHTNERPYNCGLCPARFTNIMSLSYHKRKHTDDNPCKCDLRTAEFDQCTSPSCHKQKHMVEKLYKCDLCTAEFTHRRGLLLHKRKHTGERPYKCDACTAAFSCGSSLSRHKRIHTGEAPYKCNLCPAEFNRRTTLVRHNLTHTGIKPHKCDLCPAAFINSTNLQYHKRKHRREALTSVVQSSPTA, from the exons ATGCCGAACTCTTGCCTACAAGCGCCCAGCAACGGAGTCTTACCGACAAAATCCCCCGTCAAAGTTCCTGTTCCCCACGTTGTAGTGGCAGCTGACTACGCAACAACAAAAG GAACAAAAGAAAGCAGAGGTGGGCTTCATATTGAGGGCGAGCCCAGAGACACTTGTGATCAAGCATCTTTGCGTTGCACCTCTTCAAATGCACAGTTTGAAAACAGCACAACAACTACTGAAGCACTATTCGATAGTTCCGCACTAATCTCTACCGACGGTCGACCCACTGAGCAACCTTCAGCCCAGAGCGAGAGTCAAGAGGTAGGCAAGTCATCAACATTTACCTGCCACACATGCTTTGCAACGTTCAGCAATCCATCAACGCTGCAAGTACATGCAAAGCGTTGCACAGGTGAAGGGTTGCACAAGGCTATGGTGCTCGCACTTGCATCCTCATCGAGTgcatacaagtgcaatctctACCCTGCTGAGTCCAGCAACAGTATGTGCCAgcaacgtcacagtcacacacTCACAATCaagaagccctacaagtgcgaTCACTGTAATGCAGAGTTCACGCGTAAGTCGAACCTGTTGCATCACAAGCGAAAGTATACGGGCGAGAAGCCCTataagtgcgacctctgtcctgcagaattCAGCAAATTTACGACGCTGCGAGATCACAAGAGAACACATACGAACGAGAGGCCATACAACTGCGGTCTCTGTCCTGCGCGGTTCACCAACATCATGAGTCTGTCATATCACAAGAGAAAACACACGGACGACAATCCGTGTAAGTGCGATCTCAGAACTGCTGAGTTCGACCAGTGCACAAGCCCGTCATGTCACAAGCAAAAACACATGGTCGAGAAGCtctacaagtgcgatctctgtactgcagagttcaccCATAGGAGGGGCTTGTTGCTccacaagcgaaaacacactGGGGAGAGGCCATATAAGTGCGATGCGTGTACTGCAGCATTCAGCTGTGGCTCGAGCCTGTCGCGCCACAAGCGGATACACACGGGCGAGGCGCCATACAAGTGTAatctctgccctgcagagttcaaccGCAGGACGACACTGGTACGTCACAACCTCACACACACAGGAATAAAGCCgcacaagtgcgatctctgcccTGCAGCGTTCATCAATAGCACGAATCTGCAGtatcacaagcgaaaacacaggcgagaagccctaACCTCTGTTGTGCAGAGTTCACCTACAGCATGA
- the LOC135388832 gene encoding zinc finger protein 14-like, whose protein sequence is MRNTRQQLKLAVETPIIAEAEPARCRGGGACTADVNLCGAKEETPLIRRTATRALGALLRPKFSHSSSLLCHKRTHKGEKPHKCDACTGEFNERTGLRRHRRTHTGEKLYK, encoded by the exons ATGAGGAATACTCGGCAACAGCTGAAGCTCGCGGTGGAAACTCCGATTATAGCAGAGGCGGAGCCAGCGCGATGTCGAGGCGGTGGTGCCTGCACTGCAGACGTCAACCTGTGCGGAGCTAAAGAAGAGACGCCATTGATACGTCGGACTGCCACGCGAGCCCTGGGGGCACTACTGCGACCAA agttcagccacagcTCGAGCCTGTTATgccacaagcggacacacaagGGCGAGAAGCCCCATAAGTGCGATGCATGTACGGGAGAGTTCAACGAGAGGACGGGGCTGCGGCGTCACAGGCGAActcacacgggagagaagctcTATAAGTGA